Proteins from a genomic interval of Rubinisphaera italica:
- a CDS encoding ABC transporter ATP-binding protein, giving the protein MTALLDTHFEKHYSGGTQISADFSQPSQEFSITVLFGPSGCGKTTILRSLAGLIRPETGSIKCDDDLWFDENTSICLPPQKRDVGFCFQDYALFPHMTVSQNIGYGLRLEKQKRNQIVGEFLERFHLTGLEDRLPHQISGGQQQRVALARALVRKPRLLLLDEPLSALDSTMRDELRLQMRKLLSQFKIPVVLVTHDRTEAISLADQMIVMKEGKTLQCGPVEDVFSRPNGPEVARIVGIETIEVGEVMNRKDGMATIEIQGVKLLAVDTVSLYRKVHVCIKGEHVTLSRGEAGTLSSRNHLHAFVKWITPEGPLIRIGLECGENRSLELTSLITPSAAQELHLQNGSQVMAMIKASSIHLIPMVE; this is encoded by the coding sequence ATGACAGCTCTGCTCGATACTCATTTTGAAAAGCATTATTCCGGCGGCACGCAGATCTCCGCTGACTTTTCACAACCATCACAGGAATTTTCAATCACCGTGCTGTTCGGTCCATCCGGCTGTGGCAAGACGACCATTCTCCGCAGCCTGGCTGGGTTGATTCGCCCAGAAACCGGCTCTATCAAATGTGATGATGATCTCTGGTTCGATGAGAACACGTCCATTTGCCTGCCGCCGCAAAAACGGGATGTCGGCTTCTGTTTTCAAGATTACGCACTATTTCCGCATATGACGGTGAGTCAAAATATTGGCTATGGATTACGTCTGGAGAAGCAAAAGCGAAATCAAATTGTTGGCGAATTCCTGGAGCGATTTCATCTGACAGGTTTAGAGGATCGCTTGCCTCATCAAATCTCAGGAGGTCAACAGCAGCGTGTCGCACTGGCAAGAGCTCTCGTTCGTAAACCGAGACTACTTTTGTTAGACGAACCTCTCTCTGCCTTGGATTCAACAATGAGGGATGAACTGCGGCTGCAAATGCGAAAATTGCTCAGTCAATTCAAAATTCCTGTCGTCCTCGTGACACACGATCGGACGGAAGCGATTTCACTGGCTGATCAGATGATTGTGATGAAAGAAGGCAAAACTCTGCAATGCGGTCCTGTCGAAGACGTCTTTTCTCGTCCAAACGGACCAGAAGTCGCGCGGATTGTAGGCATCGAAACTATCGAAGTCGGTGAAGTCATGAATCGTAAAGACGGTATGGCCACCATTGAAATACAAGGTGTGAAATTGCTGGCCGTCGATACGGTATCGCTCTACCGAAAAGTCCATGTCTGTATCAAAGGAGAACATGTCACATTAAGCAGAGGCGAAGCTGGGACGCTGAGCAGCAGAAATCACTTGCATGCGTTTGTAAAATGGATCACTCCCGAAGGCCCGCTCATTCGAATCGGCCTGGAGTGTGGAGAGAATCGAAGCCTTGAATTGACATCACTCATCACGCCATCAGCCGCTCAGGAATTGCATCTCCAGAACGGCAGCCAGGTGATGGCGATGATTAAAGCTTCCTCGATTCATTTGATCCCGATGGTGGAATAA
- the modB gene encoding molybdate ABC transporter permease subunit has protein sequence MDWIAIGLTLKLALCTTSILFVLGIPLAYWLASTNWRGRFLIEAIVALPLILPPTVLGFYLLIAMGPQGWLGNSYERFFDSRLPFSFAGILLGSVLYNLPFAVRPFVAAFERMDRKLIEASWCLGESNWRTFWRITFPLSWPGILSGLILTFTHCIGEFGVVLMIGGNIPGVTRTLSISIYDDVQALDYASASRTSFWLILFSIIVLCCVHLLSQRGGQR, from the coding sequence ATGGACTGGATCGCAATCGGACTCACTCTCAAGCTCGCACTGTGCACCACATCAATTCTGTTCGTGCTGGGTATTCCACTCGCCTACTGGCTGGCATCGACAAACTGGAGAGGGCGATTTCTAATCGAAGCAATCGTCGCCCTCCCATTAATTCTTCCACCGACCGTGCTCGGCTTCTATCTGTTAATTGCAATGGGGCCACAAGGTTGGCTGGGCAACTCTTACGAGCGTTTTTTCGACAGCCGATTGCCATTCTCTTTTGCTGGCATTTTGCTGGGATCGGTTTTGTACAACCTCCCCTTTGCAGTCCGACCTTTTGTCGCTGCCTTTGAGAGAATGGATCGAAAATTGATTGAAGCCTCGTGGTGTCTGGGTGAATCGAACTGGCGAACCTTCTGGCGAATCACATTTCCCCTCAGTTGGCCGGGGATCCTTTCAGGATTGATCCTGACTTTCACTCATTGCATCGGCGAATTTGGCGTGGTGCTGATGATCGGCGGAAATATCCCCGGCGTCACACGCACACTCTCGATTTCCATTTACGATGATGTCCAGGCTCTCGATTACGCCTCAGCCAGTAGAACTTCCTTCTGGCTCATCTTATTTTCAATAATCGTGCTGTGTTGTGTGCATCTGTTGTCTCAAAGGGGAGGCCAGAGATGA
- the modA gene encoding molybdate ABC transporter substrate-binding protein, translating to MNSLWLLMFLVFIAGCADSHVEQTSGHETIVLKVAAAANLQYAMTEIESKFEESQPAISLEITYGSSGQFFSQLSQLAPYDIFFSADTNYPQKLVEQNLIAEADYFPYASGQIVLWVPEGSPLDLEASGLQILLDPSVKKIAIANPRLAPYGSAAVEAMQHFELYDQIKDKLVLGENISQTTHFVESKAADVGVLAFSQVCVPEQKNRGQYWKIPTDAYSPIIQAGGILKTTSHPEAARQFREFVLGSNGQKILFRFGYSIPEAN from the coding sequence ATGAATTCACTTTGGCTACTAATGTTTCTTGTATTTATTGCTGGCTGTGCAGATTCACATGTTGAGCAAACGTCTGGGCATGAAACTATCGTCCTCAAAGTCGCAGCCGCGGCTAATCTTCAGTATGCCATGACAGAAATAGAATCGAAATTTGAGGAGAGTCAGCCGGCCATCTCATTAGAGATAACTTATGGGTCTTCCGGGCAATTCTTTTCTCAACTCTCGCAGCTCGCTCCCTACGACATCTTCTTTTCCGCAGATACGAACTACCCACAGAAACTTGTCGAACAAAATTTGATTGCCGAAGCCGATTATTTCCCCTACGCTTCCGGACAGATTGTTCTCTGGGTGCCAGAAGGTTCTCCACTCGATCTGGAAGCTTCCGGGTTGCAGATTTTGCTCGATCCTTCCGTGAAAAAGATCGCAATCGCCAATCCCCGTCTCGCTCCCTACGGCTCGGCTGCTGTCGAAGCGATGCAGCATTTTGAGTTGTACGATCAAATCAAAGATAAGCTTGTGCTCGGAGAAAACATTTCCCAGACGACTCACTTCGTCGAGTCAAAAGCGGCTGATGTGGGCGTGCTGGCATTCTCACAAGTCTGTGTGCCCGAGCAGAAAAATCGCGGGCAATATTGGAAGATACCCACTGACGCTTATTCCCCGATTATTCAGGCAGGTGGAATCCTAAAAACCACTTCACATCCCGAAGCCGCCCGGCAATTCCGTGAGTTTGTTCTCGGATCTAATGGTCAGAAAATTTTGTTCCGCTTTGGCTATTCGATTCCCGAGGCGAACTGA